A part of Myxococcus landrumus genomic DNA contains:
- a CDS encoding DMT family transporter codes for MLGVVVAWGTNYTVVKEVVGVMPPLAFMSVRFAIASVAMLALLLVVEGWKPLRRGVFLKLAGLGLVGNTLYQLCFVLGVANTTAANSGLLTAATPVMVAALGAVLGVERLSRPLVMGLSLAVVGMVLVVAARGPAMGANTRLGDVLILGACACWAIYTVGIRSLGNEVSALQITAVTMLTGAPGVILAGLPAVLDLDAGSLHGGAWVGMVYTALIPLVLGYFIWGRTVQQVGSARAALYNTGVPIVAALTAWAVRGERPTPFQALGAAFILGGVVLSRRK; via the coding sequence ATGCTCGGGGTCGTTGTTGCCTGGGGCACCAACTACACAGTGGTGAAGGAGGTCGTGGGCGTGATGCCGCCCCTGGCCTTCATGTCGGTGCGCTTCGCCATCGCCTCGGTAGCGATGCTCGCGCTGCTGCTGGTGGTCGAGGGATGGAAGCCGCTGCGGCGAGGGGTGTTCCTCAAGCTCGCGGGCCTGGGGTTGGTGGGCAACACGCTGTACCAGCTCTGCTTCGTGCTCGGCGTGGCGAACACGACGGCGGCGAACAGCGGGCTTTTGACGGCGGCGACGCCGGTGATGGTGGCCGCGTTGGGTGCGGTGCTGGGCGTGGAGCGGCTCAGTCGGCCGCTGGTGATGGGCTTGTCGCTGGCGGTGGTGGGCATGGTGTTGGTGGTCGCGGCACGGGGCCCGGCGATGGGTGCCAACACGAGGCTCGGGGATGTGCTCATCCTGGGTGCCTGCGCCTGCTGGGCCATCTACACCGTCGGCATCCGCTCACTGGGCAACGAGGTGTCGGCGCTGCAAATCACCGCGGTCACCATGCTGACGGGAGCGCCGGGAGTGATTCTGGCGGGACTGCCCGCGGTGCTCGACCTGGACGCGGGGAGCCTCCACGGTGGGGCGTGGGTGGGCATGGTGTACACGGCGCTGATTCCCCTGGTGCTGGGCTACTTCATCTGGGGCCGCACGGTGCAGCAGGTGGGGAGTGCCCGCGCGGCGCTCTACAACACGGGAGTCCCCATCGTCGCTGCCCTCACTGCCTGGGCAGTGCGTGGTGAGCGGCCCACGCCGTTCCAGGCGCTGGGAGCCGCGTTCATCCTCGGTGGAGTGGTGCTCAGCCGGAGGAAATGA
- a CDS encoding pseudouridine-5'-phosphate glycosidase, translated as MDLRFSDEVRRALDARKPVVALETSVVAQGLPYPHNLAAARACEEAIRRAGAIPAATAVVDGAVCVGLEDVELRRLAEGKEPLLKLGSRDLAIAVATRATGGTTVSATCELAAAAGIRVFSTGGIGGVHRGASEHWDISQDISALARFPVAVVCAGAKSVLDLPKTMELLETAGVPVIGVGTRELPSFHSRDSGITLEHSVNDVATAARIARARFETLGQGGVLYTVPPPEETALPRHEVELQIASALAEADKQGVRGKDVTPFLLRELGQRSGGKTLKANLALLENNARFAGQLAVAYARGD; from the coding sequence ATGGACCTACGTTTTTCGGATGAGGTGCGCCGGGCCCTCGACGCGCGCAAGCCCGTTGTCGCCCTGGAGACGAGCGTGGTGGCCCAGGGGCTGCCCTATCCGCACAACCTCGCCGCCGCACGCGCGTGCGAGGAAGCCATTCGCCGCGCCGGGGCCATTCCCGCGGCCACCGCCGTGGTGGACGGCGCGGTGTGTGTGGGCCTGGAGGACGTGGAGCTGCGCAGGCTCGCGGAGGGCAAGGAGCCGCTCCTGAAGCTTGGCTCCCGAGACCTGGCCATCGCCGTGGCCACTCGCGCCACGGGCGGCACCACCGTCAGCGCCACCTGTGAGCTGGCCGCCGCGGCCGGCATCCGAGTCTTCTCCACCGGCGGCATCGGCGGAGTCCACCGGGGCGCTTCGGAGCACTGGGACATCTCCCAGGACATCTCCGCGCTGGCTCGCTTTCCCGTCGCGGTGGTGTGCGCGGGCGCGAAGTCCGTGCTCGACCTGCCCAAGACGATGGAGCTCCTGGAGACGGCGGGAGTGCCCGTCATCGGCGTGGGCACTCGCGAGCTGCCGTCCTTCCACAGCCGCGACTCCGGAATCACGCTGGAGCACAGCGTGAATGACGTGGCCACCGCGGCACGCATCGCCCGCGCTCGCTTCGAGACGCTGGGGCAGGGTGGGGTGCTCTACACCGTGCCGCCCCCCGAGGAGACCGCGCTGCCTCGCCACGAGGTGGAGCTGCAGATTGCCTCCGCGCTCGCCGAGGCCGACAAGCAGGGCGTTCGTGGCAAGGACGTGACGCCCTTCCTACTGAGGGAGCTGGGCCAGCGCTCGGGCGGCAAGACGCTCAAGGCGAACCTGGCGCTCCTCGAGAACAACGCCCGCTTCGCCGGTCAGCTCGCCGTGGCCTACGCCCGCGGGGACTGA
- a CDS encoding GAF domain-containing protein, whose amino-acid sequence MAEVTLDLREIPKAQAYAELHQHVQAVLEGIDDPIAGMATMSCLLHNAFGHLWTGFYRVVTPGQLLRVGPYQGTLGCLEIKFGKGVCGTAAAKGETQVVADVHAFPGHITCDARSASEIVVPVYGKNRELIAVLDIDSSSKGTFDEVDRRELETMMRWFQQ is encoded by the coding sequence ATGGCGGAAGTCACCCTGGACCTGCGCGAGATACCCAAGGCACAGGCGTACGCGGAGCTGCATCAACACGTTCAGGCGGTGCTCGAGGGCATCGACGACCCCATCGCCGGCATGGCGACGATGAGCTGTCTGCTACACAACGCCTTCGGCCACCTGTGGACGGGGTTCTACCGGGTGGTGACGCCGGGACAGTTGCTTCGAGTGGGGCCCTATCAGGGGACGCTGGGGTGCCTGGAGATCAAGTTCGGCAAGGGTGTCTGCGGAACGGCCGCCGCGAAGGGTGAGACGCAAGTGGTGGCGGACGTGCACGCCTTCCCCGGCCACATCACCTGCGACGCCCGCTCCGCGTCTGAAATCGTGGTGCCCGTGTACGGCAAGAACCGCGAGCTCATCGCCGTGCTGGACATCGACTCCTCGAGCAAGGGCACCTTCGACGAGGTGGACCGGCGCGAGCTGGAGACGATGATGCGCTGGTTCCAGCAGTAG